The Clavelina lepadiformis chromosome 3, kaClaLepa1.1, whole genome shotgun sequence region CGTTGGCCAGTGTGCAGGATTTTAAGTCCCAAATCTCAAGCGTAAACGATTCCATTGTGCAGGCCACCACCACGTATGCAGAAAACTATGATATTTACAGGTGGGGAGCAAATAGTTTGTCATCTTTATGTGTGTATTGCACTACTACAGGCTACTTGTTTCTACAAAGGGCTACTACAGACACAAATCAAATGAATTTATTCTGGTAATACTTTGTAAAAGCCACAACTATATTATTTGGCTTAAAGCACTCGAAGTGTAGCGCGATAATCTACTGTATAGTATAAAGTGGTAGAATTATCTACTTTTTGGTGTGTACTACTGATGCATTGGTCAAATTCCACTTTCTGTTACTCAACAATCCAAACGCATTTTCTCCGAATTACATGTGAGCTAGCGCTTAgtttaaattgtaatttaccATCTGCTTTACAGATATATTGCCGGGGTTGTCCTCGGAAGTGTCTTTGCCGTCATTTGCGCGTTTTACTTGATAGGAATGCTAATGGGAACGTGTTCATATAAAGAGGAGCGTATACCCAATTTACGATCATGCAGCTCAAACTGCGGCGGCAtattcattatgacgtaagcTTGCCTCAATCCGTTATTAGAAGTTATCCACGATTTTTAAGGAGtgcatttgttttgttgtattttcatGATCTACAAAATGGGAGACtatgtattttttgttgaaagaaCATTTTGACACTGATATATTCTTTACTCCTGTAATAACAGGGCTGTTGGATTGTCGTTCATATTTTCCTGGCTCTTCATGATTCTAGTCACCGTCACTTTCACGGTCGGCGGTCATGGGGAACGGTATGCCTGCCAGATTCTCGAAGAACCTTACGAGGGCCTCAAGGTTATTTACGTATAAATCAAAACCTTAAAGCTTTGCTATTTATTTTAAGATATATCACATAACGTTAGTAGAACCTGTTGGGACCAGTTTAAGGCAGTTAGTGCTCTTACTATTTGCTCTTCTCTTTTTGTTATCAACgatgtttgattttttggtATTCAGTTTGAGTTGACagattaataattaaaatccCAGTTGgattaataattaaaacattttctaaaattgtCCTACCGTGTCAGCATCCATAAGTCTTGCTGCGGTTTCGACTTCGAAGTTCTGTGAAGACTTAATACTGGTTAACAATTCATTAAACCTTATTCTTCTTTTTCAACAATGGAAAGTTTGCCGACGACGTTATTTGGGAACTTTACGGCAGCGTCGTCGGTAAAATGATTTACGGTTCGTCGCACTTCGATCTAGGcattagtgacgtcataatgtaaGATTGAAGCGTGGTGTTGTACTGTTACCCTGGTAATGAATAAAATTATGCTTAACTGTGTGCACGACTGTGTTAGGAGCCTGCTATAATGTTGGTGTCGTTCAGTGGTGCGTTGAATGTTTAAGGTGTGTTGGAGACCTTTAAGTTACTATCATCCTATTCATGTTGACATTGTGGTCCATATCGGTGTCTTACTATAGAATATATCGGCGTCTTATCAAACTTGAGTAATTAATGTTTCTAAGAGCGAACACTAGTTTGCTTAGAACTTTAGATTATCGGCACTTTGGTCCACGCCACGTACGAAATCATTGACTAGATTCCATCATTCACTCATCTATTGTACTGTGACTCATCCCGTAATTgtattatgatatcataatcgTTGTTATGTGACATCACGTTGTTGTTGTAGTTCACGGACAAGATTTTGAACGCTACTGGAATTGACATCAGCGCAACTTTGCAAAATCCTGACGCCGGGCTCACCGTAGATGGCATATTTACGTGAGTGGCGATTGGCTAATTGCTAAAGGTCATTGAACCCAGCTTTAAACACATCCTCAAGCGTCATGTTAGATTACAAATAGAAAGAACTCAATTCTATTTGTTACCTGTCATTGTTTGAAGTAGTACTAAGAGCGCTTTCATTAGTAGCGTCACTTGTGTAGACCACCACAAAGCATGTTATTAGAATCGTTTGTTGAGCTTTAACAACTGTGGAGTGTTTTATTCTCGAAATTGCCGATATTTCTCCTTTCAACAACTGCTATTTATTCCGCTCGGTTTAGTTCGTGCAAGGAAAATGAGTCCATATACAACGCACTTAAGCTAGAATATGTCTTCAATATCACCGAGGTTATCCAAAACTCCACCGCTCAACTTTCCGGTTTCCAAGACCAACTTAGCAACGTTAGCGTCGACCTTAGCTCTATTCAGTGAGTAAGCGACTGGGAAGCTGTTTCCGGTAGCTATCCAATATCCATTTATAGTTTGTCATGAACCGATGGTTTAGCGTTTGTGCATGCTGTGgggtttttgttttaacacCGGTTCGAATTATTTCAGGGTTTACTCGCCAGAGATTCAAAGTGCTTTGAATGAACTCAAAGCTGCCGATTTGGCCTCCATCGACTTTGCGTCATATTTGAGTGAGGTCAGTTTTTAGACTATTGTTGCTTTATCAATCACAGTGCACTTTTGTCGGAATTCTAATTTGCAAAATGGTTTATGTTTTGGGCGCATGATGTTTCATATCCGTGCTTCTTTTGTTTCACTAAAAACATGTCTTTAGATATCGAACGTCGTCTCTGCCGCTCAACTTAGCACCTATGCCCAATTCTTGAACGACACTGCTGATAACGTTTCGTCAATCAGCCCTGTGAGTGATTTGTTTCGGAATGTTTAGCTTTACCTTCGCAGGCATTGGCAGGGTCGGCCatctttgctttatttttgctAGTAATTCGCTACTCCTATATGTTGAAGTTAAGGATTTTCCTTGAAAATCCCAGGACAATCAGCGATGATTTAACGTACAAAATAGTTATAATCATTGATACAACTTACATTAAAACTGTACTTTtccacaaaaaaatgtttcaacttTCAGTCACCAGTCCTAACCTTTTTCTCTCATTCAGTCATTTGCAAGCCAACTTCGAGGCCACTCCTACAATATCTTGCAAATAGAAGAACTATACCTAGCACCGGTCACTGCTGACCTGACCAGGTTGAACACCAGTATTTTGATGCTTCAGGATTTATCCCAAAGCTTCAACGTAAGTCGAAGGCATACTGGCAGTTTCGCTTACCGCATATCACATTGGATGTCTATGCGATTATAATtagaatgacatcataatatgacctttgttttgtaacaatatAATAGTATTTTGTCATCTTGGAGCCGGGCGAAAGTTATCATGGTTTTAAAAAGACATTTAGACTAAATAAAGCACGCTCTGATAGATTGTAAGTTTGTTTTCCGCGCTTGAACCCGCGAGCGTAGACAGATTGGGAACGACGAAAATCAAGTGGTTTTCATCAACCAAGTAACGAAATAAATGATTTTCTccaatattaaatttttacagaaaCGTAGTTAAGTTTTATCACGTATATGTGCTTGACCATTTTCTTTAACTAACCATTCTAGCCTATGTGGAGTCTCGTCGTAAGTTCGTGACAAAAAGCTTCAACCAAAAATTCATCTTGGGAGGTTGCTGTACTTTGTGTGAAATATCGGCCTCTCACACAACAGACCGGACAAGACAATTACATGCCTTTGaacaaaacattgtatttgGGCTCCAATCTTTATGTACTGACGTACGAAGGCTTGGTTCTAAAACGCAATGCCTTGTCATAATATGCCTGTTGCACAACCCTTTGAAATGCCCATGCGTTGCTAAAGCAGCGGCGCTatatttttgaatgaaatCAAAGACAAGAAATTGTCAAGAAGCAAAAAATCGTTTTAAGCATTAAATCGAAAATTCTATTTTGCCAACAGACCAGCATAGACGCAACTGAAGATGCGTTGATAGAGTTGGACGCTTACATACAAGCGAACGGATCTGCTCTTGTCACCGACCAAGCGACTCAGTTTTCTGATGCTTTAATTGGTGACGTCAATGGCTTCATGGATTGGTTTGGGATACAGGTAAATAGCGAGAAAGTGCTTATTTCAACTACATATTGAATAACGCTAGTCTATACCTTAACCGCAGTTCACGTCGACTTAATATTCAACAATTACCTGAAGCACGGTAAAAGTAGACGGCCATTATATCGTCACAATGTTGATCTTTAATAGCGGCGTATCAGCTTATTTAGCTTAAGCACACTTGGTTCAATACCAGCTCCTTAACCACAAGATGATACACGTTAGTGGTGCAACTGTGTTTGCAATTAGACTGAAACTCAGCGTTGAAATATGTCGGCTGTCTTACGCATTTTCATGATCAATGACGTCCACTTTCGCTTCTATAGGTGACTGAGAATTTTGGAGCGTGTGAGCCCGTCTACTTGGTCTACACTCAAGTCGTATCCCTGCTTTGCGACTATCTGATGGACATACTGGTCAGTTGGTGctgattaaatattttaacggGTACGTGTCACTTGTAGTTGCGATATGACCGGCTAATCTACCAACTTGCGCTGCAGAACGGGCTGTGGTTTTGTCTGGGCTGGTGCGTTTTCTTCCTCTTGCCTGGCGCTATTGTTGGGATGAAGTTGGCCAAATTTTATCGAAAGTTGGATATTGAAGATTCAGACGGTTACGTCAAGTAAGTAAATAGAATCGCAATCAGTAAAATATCTCGAAAACAAGGGTTGCTCATACATATGCAGACCATACGTAATAACTATATTATTTCTAAGCACAAAGTTTTACCAAGTTAAAAGCGATTTGTAAAATAAACGCTGTTCAAACAACCTACTAACAGAGAGAGAGAGAATTTATTCGccatttttgtcaaattaagcaaatacattaaaattaaatgaaagcAGGAATTGCTTGACGTGGGACGGCGAAAGATCTTACGGTGATTCAAGTCTGCCGCCCTAACTGATCTTCATTATGTGTGTGCATGTGAACAATcaataaaatgttatgtttgacatatttttatcattgcaGTGGGCCATGGAATGACATGGAGATGGCCGCATTCAACCACAGCAACAAGTAAGTTGATTAATTTGGTAACTAAAATTTGCCTGGACTAACTTCACAAAGCCCGTCATCTATGCAACTTGCTTGTTCGAAACCAAATGTTTCCCCAACCATCTTATTATCACGGATAATTTGTTGTTGCAGCAGTAACGAGAACGGTCGATCCGGATCAGCGAAATTccggtttgtttttttgatatctttgctaatttttgcatgatttttgatttacgtttttttttcagttactTCCAGAGCATGCTTTTTTACACACTGGTTCAAGTCAGGTGTAATTGCAGTTAAACGGGAATGTAGCTTTAATACCAAGCTGTTATGCCGATTATGTGCAGGGTCCTAGAGAAATTAATATGTTGACAAATTAGGAagtaattgaaacaaaaataatttcttgaattattttaacgTTACCTAGAGATATAATAACTCAAGAAAACATAGTTAGTGTTTTACTTGGGATTTAATTGTTTCATAATTGGCCGCTTTTGTGACTTGAACCAGTTTATATGACCTCCTGTCGTCCATAGAAtgcatgaaagattttgttatttgttttaagcGAGTTCTAGGAAAAATCTTTACCCTGGAAAGATCGAAGATTCAGGTTTATGATCGCTCAAAACTAACACATAACAAAGCTAAAAAACTAACAGCTTGTACTAACCTTTTTCAACACGCTTATTAACAGCATTTTCGCTCCGGAGCGGTAAGTGTACATAGCTTTTGCAGACGTGTGCCGTGAAGCGTGCGTAGACTTTATATGAGCATGAAATTCAATCTCTCCTTATTTTCGCAAGCCCTTATATCACCGCGAAAGCACTGTATGCTTTCCCGATCTTGACTGTTAAATTGCGAATAGGAAATTTTATATTAGCGTTTGCATTGTCGTTGATATTCATAATTGGTGCCTAGTGCAAATCTTACACTGCCTTTCAATTACTTATCTCAGTTGTTGAAGAACTTCTTCGGTAAATGTAAATACGGTTCTTCGGTAAATACTTGTTGTCTAATTCACTTTCTATACGCATGCTTGTGATGACGTAGTGCTAGACCTGTGGAGATAGCATGGTGTAGTTTGTAGATAAGAAATTATTTGCTTCGTATGACTGTTAGTTactgaaattttacaaacaaaggTTCTTGTGTTAAATGAATCAAACTGTTGTTGAATTAAGCCTTGAGAATGAATTCCCGAAAAATTGCAGCAACTTTCATAACCTTGGAACTTGTTTGTCTTTCAGATCGGCAAAGATCCATCCAGGACAATATTACTGATTTCATATCTTTTtacgaaaacaaaaacaaaatttgtagaAAAGCGAAAAGTACGCCCGATGCGCATCTGCCTTCTTAATTGATAGGAATACTTTCAGAACTTTGTAATAAGTACGTCGTAGATATAATCATGATACTGTGTAGAAAATAGAGCATCAACATGTAGAAAAGCGCCATCTAGCGAGCAGCGCGGTACAAAATGCTGGGTACCGGCgagtaaaatttaaaaaaatatgcaGTATGTAGTAATTTCCTGCTCGTTAAGtctatattttttactttgagCTTTTTAGCTACTTGCGCAACGATTTTTTCATGCCACGTATTATTTACTGTTGCTGATATGCGAGTTTGTACATTTTTAATATCCTTGCTGCTTTGTTCCGCTATGATTTATTTACGTTGCTTTATTTACTTCTATATTAGTCGTCAAATTACTCAAATATCCCATCGTGAAGCCAATTGTTACTGGTCAAAAATATctgatttttacaaaagttgTGTTTGTAGTTGCGAAATAGTCCAAAACGCAGTCATTTGCCAAAAGctaaagaaaagttaaaaaaaaataatttcaacaacgaaaaatagaaaattgaATAATAGGAAACAACATAAGAAAATTCTGACCTAAACAGAGGTGGacattttactaaaatgtgaaaacttttttcagaTCCCGAAAAAGAGCAGAGAAGTACTTCGACGGCCTGCGTGAGGCTTTGCCCAAGGCCGAATCTCCCAGGTCAGAAAAGCGCCGTCAGAGTAGCCCAAAGCGTGCGAGTGTGAAAGCAGATGTAGACCCAGTCGAAGAAGTGAGCAACGGTGAGGATGAATAGTGAAAGCAAGCCGTCACCAGCAGTTAGGATCACTAAAGAGTGCAAGACAAGTTTAAGTTTATATGCTAGAAACTAACACGCTGAAATACGAGAATAAACAATTACAGGAAATCGGGCACAATACCGGTCGACGGTTGTTAAACTAAGATCCATGTTGCGACAAAATTTTACATGTGCCTTTCTTTCGAAATCTAGtgttttgcagtttttgtaCACAGCACAACCGTTAAAGTTGAAAGTTATACAAAAGAGTTTTTAATGGAAGTTGAAGCCGTAAAGATTGGATATATTAATTGAGTTGTTAGTTTTAGTAGTTGCAATCGTATCATTGGAATGTTCCCGCCTTTCGTCTACTCCAACGGTCTCCAAGCTTTTCCCACTGCTGAATCCTTCAAAATCAGTCAGAAGTTCAGAACATACAAAAAGTTTTCAGCCAATGAAGTGTACTTACGGTATACTACCtagtaattactaattactgTCCTCAGTAATACAACTTGAGACGTTCACTAGGTACATATAGGTAAGCAAGTGCTAACACAATTTGTACGACACTAGATAATAATAGGTTAGTGTCATTTTTAATGATTACCACAATACCTGTTTCTGTATTACTCGCAGAACCAGAGTGTCAGCTTTTCGTAGAGTGTCAGGGTGCTGGCAACCACTGACGCACTCCATAGGAAAAATTTGACCTGAAATAATAATTAGTCATAAAATAAACACGAAAATAATTACGCGTGGATGCAATACCAACAATATGCAGTCATATCAATTGATGTCGGTAGATTTATTGTCAGCTTGCAACGTAGGCCTACTTGCGCAGGAATGAATGAATCATTTCGTGAGATTTGATGTACGGTGGTGGGACCAACACTGGCTGTAATTGTCCCTCACCGCTTATCGCAATTTTTAGGTCATGACTGTGTTACATGACTTCACACTTAAGACTACCCAACTTAGCGGATTTATATCCCAAGAAACGCACTCAGTAACAAAATAGTTGATTTCGAACAGCTTTTGTATCAATCAAAAGTCCTAAACTTTATCAATTTCGGTCATGAAAATTCGGTTATTGCAACGTGATTGGTTGAAGAATACATAGTATCGGTTGtatgttttgatttttcataCACCTAATGCCGCTGTAATGATAagtaagttatatatatagtaAGTTACTCTGCGAGAAAGCCCAGTCCTTGGGATTGACAGTAAGGCCACATTTTGGGAGTGTAATATTTCGGTGGAAAAGCAGATAGACGGGAAGGTACTTGAAGCAGAAACCTCTGGAACGACGGGCGTAAACATCCGACAAGAGTTAAGTCACTCATCTAGCGAATCGACGTTTTCACCAATTCATGTATTGTTTCCACCTGCTAGGAAAGAACAAAACGAATCACTTGCCTTTGTTCGGTCATACGGGCTTGAACAATTACCCCGCATGGTTGAATGCGGACTTATTTTGACACCACCAGTAGCATTGAGCCTCCAAGTACCCAGGTTATCGTTACAAGCGCAGGCCCCAATGGCCAGTGTATTATGGAAGTCTTTACAGAAAATAGTAGACGGAGGCAGTTCTAGCCACCTCAGGATTGAGAGACAGTTTTAGGCAAACGCGACACATCGTGATTTTAACAGGATTTTATTACAAGCACCAACATAAGCGTAAATACAGACAACAATCTATTACATAAAGAAAGCATTAACATGTGAATATCTACACTTTCATCGAGTAGTGCTACGGGCTTGTTAAGTACGAATAAATGTAAATCAAACCAAAAACTACTAAAAACGCAACTAAATATTTCCTTTTCGATTGATGTGGGTCTTTTTCTGACATTACGCATATCACTATAAACTAAAAATCCAATCACAAATGTTAATCACTGCAATAACTTATACAATATTTACTTATAGACATATTAAATATATCTCGCTGTGCAATTAAGAGGAGCCTAGCAAGGTGCTAGAAGTGGTAAGGAACGCATAGAATAAGGGGTGTCAGCAAGAAAATCTTTAAATTAAACCATAGACATTTTACAAATCACTGTCCTGAAAAGTCTCATATTATAACTAACGTACATAGGATTATGTTTTTCTGTTGCACTCATAAATCTGGTTATTGATATTCTTCAACACGGCACGTATTTACAGTTGCATAAATATGGGAAGTCGGTGCATTTCACACGTTTCTATGTTTTTTCCTACTGAATTCTACTCCATTGTTTGCTTCAGTCCACCTTGACGACACTGTAGATCTTTGTTACGAACCAGAAGCAAGCCGTGAAGCCAACAGTTCCtgaatataaataataatatttttacagaTTCTATACCAACCAACTCGAAAATATTTGATACCCATTGCATCAGGGTTTCTCAACCGGGGGGCCGCAAGATTCTCACGTTTTTGTGCTCGTTGTACAGAATTAGCGGCGCGAAGGCCACTGGACATGGAGCagtgaagtaaaaagtgttttgcaatcagcaatctacattttttattgatgaacAGGGGGCCACGAACCAtgaaaggttaagaaccaccGCATCATATTGAAAGATTAAGTATGATCTCACGAATTCTACTCACAAACGAAACCGCCTAAACGAATTGCAGAGAATTACGACAACATTCCGAAAAATGACAAGTGGTAATTGATCGTTATGGCGCAAAAACAACACTGCAATACCCTTAAGCGTTTTCGTTTCTGAATAAAATTGATGTGAGTATATGTGTCAAGTATGCCAACACTGTGCAGTAAACTCTGAAATACTTTCACGCCACGCAGAGGCTAACACAAGCATTACGTTGCCGtgcttgaaaaaagtcttCCTTGCTCACCTGTGAAGAGGAATATCATAATAGTCATGATGAGTGTGTATCCAAAGTAGAGCATCCCGGAGGCGAATCCTTCAACTCCAAGCTTAGTGAAGTAGAAGTGGATTGCGTAGATGAAAAAATAGACGGCAGTAAAGCCAGCTGTTAAGAACGAGCGCCACCACCAGCGATAATCCTggaacaacaaaatcataaattACCAACAGCAGACTGTGAGCTAAGATATAGAACATGTCTAGAATTATATgaataattaatattttatagaCCAGTTTCAACATCAAATAAAAACTCCTGCTTTCAACACAAGATGATCAAACAACGGTTGTCATTTGTTAGATGCTACTCCACATAGCTATTGAAGATATGCTGGAAATAGCACTAAAGATTTTACCTCAGATGCTAAATGGAAGTAGCACAGGAGAATTGTGGTTTCGCTGCAGGTTATGACAAGAATGACAGCTACCAGGAACATGAAACCGAACATGTAGTAGAGTTGATGGGCCCTGAAAAACATCAAATGAATGATGATATGAACATAATACAACAATCAGCAATTCAACACTACAGAACACTATTCCTGATCACGGGTCCGTTCTTTAAATTAAAGAAAGCTTTTGACCAACAGGataagacaccaagaaaagACGGAAAAATATCACTGACAACCATACCAACATTTATTAATTTTCCCAGCAATCTTGTGCAAGCCAATATATTGTGAAGCTTGTCACAAGCTTACCAAATTGAGCTGAGGATGAAGAATAACTGGATGAAGATGCAACCGAAGGGAAGAATTCCTCCCATGACAATGCAAGGAAGCGGCTTCGTGTACATCAACTGATCTGGGATCTGTCTTGGAATCTGATTGGTCCTTACGGGATGTTGAATCGGCTAAGGTGATGAGGGAAAGTGCAGTTTACTATCTATGCATTATAAGATGTCTTGAGAGCACTTTTTCAAAAACCCACCTGTCTTTTGTAACCGAAATATGCTCCGATGAAAGTAAGAGGCACAGAGATGCCAAACCAAAGAGCAAGTATCGCAACCAGCGTTGAGAAGGGGATGGCAGCTGAACTTCCTTCCACCCACAGGATCAGGTTCATGAGGAAGAAGATGAGAAACACAAACCTGAAGTAATCGTGACACGaggtttacaaaattttctgataaCACGATGCTGATATCAATACCAGTCTGAATACCTACCCTGAGACTAAAAATGAAGTTGTCATGACGTTGGTTTTCCATTTCTCGCCGCCGAGCGCTgtgaaaatttcaaagaaaaattgagTAGTTTAGTAGTAGAATTCACCGTCAATTAAAAGTTCAACCTACTGCTAGCTTAATTGGAAAGAAATCGCTTGTGTCACATGCCTCAAGGCAAAGGTGTTAGTGTTACCGATAAAGAGCT contains the following coding sequences:
- the LOC143448840 gene encoding prominin-1-A-like isoform X7 — translated: MKYIFAITAVCLAFANFAMSTSLNYTDLPQENYNEVTVDISVSSLSHLFVMTRDFVNIVFLPFSSLESFLYSLVTGGVNGSSDFLNDLLNQWQALAALEVGYLACLAAGLLFIILVPLVSFIMCCCRTCCDNCGGEMIQTRKRTRSKWRHCFCVSLLIITVFIAVPCVFVFLTNEWINDVVKLFPEKTSASLDDVIKYIDSIPNQLNHITDQYGRLDQSLRTDVSDIGNTLGIPIRDEVLQMSNDSLEQFMQLSNDLDGALSALADVQSATTALDTSVAALNSQLSTEKADLDATLTSCPPAFGGCSALQASTSALDSGGDFSALGDVQTEIDNINSTLNAADTDAQISTVLQEINDIPQTVTNNTVDVVDGVLDTLTEINSTLTSSLGELPLASVQDFKSQISSVNDSIVQATTTYAENYDIYRYIAGVVLGSVFAVICAFYLIGMLMGTCSYKEERIPNLRSCSSNCGGIFIMTAVGLSFIFSWLFMILVTVTFTVGGHGERYACQILEEPYEGLKFTDKILNATGIDISATLQNPDAGLTVDGIFTSCKENESIYNALKLEYVFNITEVIQNSTAQLSGFQDQLSNVSVDLSSIQVYSPEIQSALNELKAADLASIDFASYLSEISNVVSAAQLSTYAQFLNDTADNVSSISPSFASQLRGHSYNILQIEELYLAPVTADLTRLNTSILMLQDLSQSFNTSIDATEDALIELDAYIQANGSALVTDQATQFSDALIGDVNGFMDWFGIQVTENFGACEPVYLVYTQVVSLLCDYLMDILNGLWFCLGWCVFFLLPGAIVGMKLAKFYRKLDIEDSDGYVNGPWNDMEMAAFNHSNNSNENGRSGSAKFREF
- the LOC143448840 gene encoding prominin-1-A-like isoform X1; the protein is MKYIFAITAVCLAFANFAMSTSLNYTDLPQENYNEVTVDISVSSLSHLFVMTRDFVNIVFLPFSSLESFLYSLVTGGVNGSSDFLNDLLNQWQALAALEVGYLACLAAGLLFIILVPLVSFIMCCCRTCCDNCGGEMIQTRKRTRSKWRHCFCVSLLIITVFIAVPCVFVFLTNEWINDVVKLFPEKTSASLDDVIKYIDSIPNQLNHITDQYGRLDQSLRTDVSDIGNTLGIPIRDEVLQMSNDSLEQFMQLSNDLDGALSALADVQSATTALDTSVAALNSQLSTEKADLDATLTSCPPAFGGCSALQASTSALDSGGDFSALGDVQTEIDNINSTLNAADTDAQISTVLQEINDIPQTVTNNTVDVVDGVLDTLTEINSTLTSSLGELPLASVQDFKSQISSVNDSIVQATTTYAENYDIYRYIAGVVLGSVFAVICAFYLIGMLMGTCSYKEERIPNLRSCSSNCGGIFIMTAVGLSFIFSWLFMILVTVTFTVGGHGERYACQILEEPYEGLKFTDKILNATGIDISATLQNPDAGLTVDGIFTSCKENESIYNALKLEYVFNITEVIQNSTAQLSGFQDQLSNVSVDLSSIQVYSPEIQSALNELKAADLASIDFASYLSEISNVVSAAQLSTYAQFLNDTADNVSSISPSFASQLRGHSYNILQIEELYLAPVTADLTRLNTSILMLQDLSQSFNTSIDATEDALIELDAYIQANGSALVTDQATQFSDALIGDVNGFMDWFGIQVTENFGACEPVYLVYTQVVSLLCDYLMDILNGLWFCLGWCVFFLLPGAIVGMKLAKFYRKLDIEDSDGYVNGPWNDMEMAAFNHSNNSNENGRSGSAKFRSRKRAEKYFDGLREALPKAESPRSEKRRQSSPKRASVKADVDPVEEVSNGEDE
- the LOC143448840 gene encoding prominin-1-A-like isoform X3; this encodes MKYIFAITAVCLAFANFAMSTSLNYTDLPQENYNEVTVDISVSSLSHLFVMTRDFVNIVFLPFSSLESFLYSLVTGGVNGSSDFLNDLLNQWQALAALEVGYLACLAAGLLFIILVPLVSFIMCCCRTCCDNCGGEMIQTRKRTRSKWRHCFCVSLLIITVFIAVPCVFVFLTNEWINDVVKLFPEKTSASLDDVIKYIDSIPNQLNHITDQYGRLDQSLRTDVSDIGNTLGIPIRDEVLQMSNDSLEQFMQLSNDLDGALSALADVQSATTALDTSVAALNSQLSTEKADLDATLTSCPPAFGGCSALQASTSALDSGGDFSALGDVQTEIDNINSTLNAADTDAQISTVLQEINDIPQTVTNNTVDVVDGVLDTLTEINSTLTSSLGELPLASVQDFKSQISSVNDSIVQATTTYAENYDIYRYIAGVVLGSVFAVICAFYLIGMLMGTCSYKEERIPNLRSCSSNCGGIFIMTAVGLSFIFSWLFMILVTVTFTVGGHGERYACQILEEPYEGLKFTDKILNATGIDISATLQNPDAGLTVDGIFTSCKENESIYNALKLEYVFNITEVIQNSTAQLSGFQDQLSNVSVDLSSIQVYSPEIQSALNELKAADLASIDFASYLSEISNVVSAAQLSTYAQFLNDTADNVSSISPSFASQLRGHSYNILQIEELYLAPVTADLTRLNTSILMLQDLSQSFNTSIDATEDALIELDAYIQANGSALVTDQATQFSDALIGDVNGFMDWFGIQVTENFGACEPVYLVYTQVVSLLCDYLMDILNGLWFCLGWCVFFLLPGAIVGMKLAKFYRKLDIEDSDGYVNGPWNDMEMAAFNHSNNSNENGRSGSAKFRIFAPERSAKIHPGQYY
- the LOC143448840 gene encoding prominin-1-A-like isoform X2; this translates as MKYIFAITAVCLAFANFAMSTSLNYTDLPQENYNEVTVDISVSSLSHLFVMTRDFVNIVFLPFSSLESFLYSLVTGGVNGSSDFLNDLLNQWQALAALEVGYLACLAAGLLFIILVPLVSFIMCCCRTCCDNCGGEMIQTRKRTRSKWRHCFCVSLLIITVFIAVPCVFVFLTNEWINDVVKLFPEKTSASLDDVIKYIDSIPNQLNHITDQYGRLDQSLRTDVSDIGNTLGIPIRDEVLQMSNDSLEQFMQLSNDLDGALSALADVQSATTALDTSVAALNSQLSTEKADLDATLTSCPPAFGGCSALQASTSALDSGGDFSALGDVQTEIDNINSTLNAADTDAQISTVLQEINDIPQTVTNNTVDVVDGVLDTLTEINSTLTSSLGELPLASVQDFKSQISSVNDSIVQATTTYAENYDIYRYIAGVVLGSVFAVICAFYLIGMLMGTCSYKEERIPNLRSCSSNCGGIFIMTAVGLSFIFSWLFMILVTVTFTVGGHGERYACQILEEPYEGLKFTDKILNATGIDISATLQNPDAGLTVDGIFTSCKENESIYNALKLEYVFNITEVIQNSTAQLSGFQDQLSNVSVDLSSIQVYSPEIQSALNELKAADLASIDFASYLSEISNVVSAAQLSTYAQFLNDTADNVSSISPSFASQLRGHSYNILQIEELYLAPVTADLTRLNTSILMLQDLSQSFNTSIDATEDALIELDAYIQANGSALVTDQATQFSDALIGDVNGFMDWFGIQVTENFGACEPVYLVYTQVVSLLCDYLMDILNGLWFCLGWCVFFLLPGAIVGMKLAKFYRKLDIEDSDGYVNGPWNDMEMAAFNHSNNNENGRSGSAKFRSRKRAEKYFDGLREALPKAESPRSEKRRQSSPKRASVKADVDPVEEVSNGEDE